In one window of Tursiops truncatus isolate mTurTru1 chromosome 5, mTurTru1.mat.Y, whole genome shotgun sequence DNA:
- the HELQ gene encoding helicase POLQ-like isoform X5, which produces MLQELLCRRKDVLMILPYVAIVQEKISGLSSFGVELGFFVEEYAGSKGKFPPIKRREKKSLYIATIEKGHSLVNSLIETERINSLGLVVVDELHMIGEGSRGAILEMTLAKILYTSKTTQIIGMSATLNNVEDLQEFLQAEYYTSQFRPVELKEYLKIKDTIYEVDSKAENGMTFSRLLNYKYSDTLKKMDPDHLVALVTEVIPNYSCLVFCPTKKNCENVAEMICKILSKEYLKHKEKEKHEVIKNLKNISNGNLCPVLKHTIPFGVAYHHGGLTSDERKLLEEAYSAGVLCLFTCTSTLAAGVNLPARRVILRAPYVAKEFLKKNQYKQMIGRAGRAGIDSTGESILILQEKDKQQVLELISRPLENCYSQLVQEFTKGIHTLFLSLIGLKIATNLGDIYHFMSGTFFGVQQKILLKERSLWEITVESLRYLTEKGLLQNDTILTEKGLLQKDTIHGSEEEFQYSFHITKLGRASFKGAIDLAYCDSLYRDLKKGLEGLVLESLLHLIYLTTPYDMASQCHPDWMIYFRQFSQLSPAEQNVAVLLGVSENFIGKKASGQAIRKKVDKNIVNRLYLSFVLYTLLKETNIWSVSEKFNMPRGYIQNLLSGAATFSSCVLHFCEELEEFWVYRALLVELTKKLTYCVKAELIPLMEVTGVLEGRARQLYNAGYKSLMHLANANPEVLIKTIDHLSRRQAKQIVSSAKLLLHEKAEALQEEVEELLRLPSDFPGIVASSVEKA; this is translated from the exons ATGCTGCAAGAACTGCTTTGCCGGCGAAAAGATGTTTTAATGATCCTACCATATGTGGCAATTGTTCAAGAaaag ATTTCAGGTTTGTCAAGTTTTGGTGTAGAACTGGGTTTCTTTGTTGAAGAATATGCTGGAAGCAAAGGAAAATTTCCTCCaattaaaagaagggaaaagaaatcacTATATATTGCCACTATTGAAAAAGGACATAGTCTGGTGAACTCTTTGATTGAAACCGAAAGGATTAACAGTCTGGGTCTGGTTGTTGTAGATGAG TTGCACATGATTGGTGAAGGAAGCCGTGGGGCTATACTGGAAATGACTCTAGCAAAAATCCTCTACACTAGCA aaacaactcaaattatCGGTATGAGTGCAACATTAAACAATGTTGAAGACCTACAAGAGTTCCTGCAAGCAGAATATTACACGAGTCAGTTTAGACCA GTTGAATTAAAAGAATATCTGAAAATAAAGGACACAATATATGAGGTTGACAGCAAAGCTGAGAATGGCATGACTTTTTCACGTCTCCTTAACTATAAG TATTCTGATACTCTGAAAAAGATGGATCCTGATCACTTGGTAGCATTGGTGACAGAAGTTATTCCCAATTATTCCTGCTTAGTTTTTTGTCCCACTAAGAAGAACTGTGAAAATGTAGCAGAAATGATATGCAAAATTTTAAGCAA GGAATatctgaaacacaaagagaaagaaaaacatgaggTGATTAAGAACTTGAAGAATATCAGCAATGGCAACCTGTGTCCTGTTTTAAAGCACACCATCCCATTTGGAGTTGCTTATCACCATGGTGGTTTAACGAGTGATGAAAGGAAGCTCTTGGAAGAGGCCTACTCTGCAGGAGTTCTCTGCCTTTTTACCTGCACATCCACCCTAGCAGCAGGTGTTAACCTACCAGCTCGAAG AGTTATTTTAAGAGCCCCCTATGTtgctaaagaatttttaaagaagaatcaaTATAAACAGATGATTGGCAGGGCTGGCCGTGCTGGAATAGATTCTACTGGGGAGAGTATTCTTATattgcaagaaaaagacaagcaacAG GTATTGGAGTTAATAAGCAGACCATTGGAAAACTGTTATAGCCAACTTGTTCAAGAATTCACCAAGGGAATCCatactttgtttctctctttgattggtttgaag ATTGCAACAAATCTCGGTGACATATATCACTTTATGAGTGGTACATTTTTTGGTGTTCAGCAGAAGattttgttgaaagaaagaagtcTCTGGGAAATAACTGTCGAATCACTTAGATACTTGACAGAAAAAGGACTCCTACAAAACGATACTATTTTGACAGAAAAAGGACTTCTACAAAAAGACACTATTCATGGGTCGGAAGAAGAGTTCCAATATAGTTTTCACATTACAAAGTTGGGACGAGCTTCTTTTAAGG GAGCTATAGATTTGGCTTATTGTGACAGTCTCTACAGAGACTTGAAGAAAGGTCTTGAAGGACTTGTGCTTGAAAGCCTTCTTCATCTAATTTACCTAACAACTCCCTATGATATGGCTTCTCAGTGTCACCCTGATTGGATGATATACTTCAGGCAG TTCAGCCAGCTCAGCCCAGCAGAACAAAATGTGGCTGTTCTGCTTGGAGTCTCTGAGAACTTTATTGGGAAGAAAGCATCAGGTCAAGCTATCAGGAAG AAGGTGGACAAGAATATTGTCAACAGACTATACCTGTCTTTCGTTCTTTATACCTTGCTCAAAGAGACCAACATTTGGAGTGTGTCTGAAAAATTCAATATGCCTCGAGGATATATACAAAACCTTCTCTCTGGAGCTGCCACATTCTCCTCTTGTGTGTTACACTTCTGTGAG GAACTTGAGGAGTTCTGGGTTTATAGAGCCCTTTTGGTAGAACTTACCAAGAAGTTGACTTATTGTGTAAAGGCAGAGCTAATCCCTCTCATGGAAGTGACTGGAGTTTTAGAG GGTCGAGCAAGACAGTTATACAATGCAGGTTATAAAAGTCTAATGCACTTAGCTAATGCAAATCCTGAAGTGCTGATAAAAACAATTGATCATTTATCAAGACGCCAGGCCAAGCAAATTGTTTCATCAGCCAAG ttgCTGTTGCATGAGAA
- the HELQ gene encoding helicase POLQ-like isoform X1, translated as MDEGCSRIRRRVSVRKRNRRSLESVFAALTAAELKPGDEEKEDEDEETVAGSRRRKTMDVQPVENIDSEEDMFGDYDSFAENSFLAQVDDLEQKYLQLPEHRKHATDRATEDLCSESIKHNTLSITTVGDCTELKIDEHTKNQSGHEDVPIDPEADVLYDIPSSQVLFFENLYNSSNDLGDPSTEERDWNSSSHKTVNEESPINNVEQPQQTDESSSKVRTSSDANRRKSLKDHLKNTMTGNAKAQTPVFSRTKQLKETLLSEEINVAKKTIESSLDDLGPFYSLPSKVRDLYVQFKGIEKLYEWQHACLTLNSVQERKNLIYSLPTSGGKTLVAEILMLQELLCRRKDVLMILPYVAIVQEKISGLSSFGVELGFFVEEYAGSKGKFPPIKRREKKSLYIATIEKGHSLVNSLIETERINSLGLVVVDELHMIGEGSRGAILEMTLAKILYTSKTTQIIGMSATLNNVEDLQEFLQAEYYTSQFRPVELKEYLKIKDTIYEVDSKAENGMTFSRLLNYKYSDTLKKMDPDHLVALVTEVIPNYSCLVFCPTKKNCENVAEMICKILSKEYLKHKEKEKHEVIKNLKNISNGNLCPVLKHTIPFGVAYHHGGLTSDERKLLEEAYSAGVLCLFTCTSTLAAGVNLPARRVILRAPYVAKEFLKKNQYKQMIGRAGRAGIDSTGESILILQEKDKQQVLELISRPLENCYSQLVQEFTKGIHTLFLSLIGLKIATNLGDIYHFMSGTFFGVQQKILLKERSLWEITVESLRYLTEKGLLQNDTILTEKGLLQKDTIHGSEEEFQYSFHITKLGRASFKGAIDLAYCDSLYRDLKKGLEGLVLESLLHLIYLTTPYDMASQCHPDWMIYFRQFSQLSPAEQNVAVLLGVSENFIGKKASGQAIRKKVDKNIVNRLYLSFVLYTLLKETNIWSVSEKFNMPRGYIQNLLSGAATFSSCVLHFCEELEEFWVYRALLVELTKKLTYCVKAELIPLMEVTGVLEGRARQLYNAGYKSLMHLANANPEVLIKTIDHLSRRQAKQIVSSAKLLLHEKAEALQEEVEELLRLPSDFPGIVASSVEKA; from the exons atgGATGAAGGTTGTTCCCGCATCCGCCGGCGGGTGTCGGTCCGCAAAAGGAACCGTCGTAGCTTGGAGAGCGTTTTTGCCGCCCTCACCGCGGCCGAGCTTAAGCCCGGCGATGAGGAGaaggaggacgaggacgaggagaCGGTGGCTGGGAGCCGGCGGCGAAAAACCATGGACGTGCAGCCGGTCGAG AATATTGACAGTGAAGAGGACATGTTTGGTGACTATGATAGCTTTGCTGAAAACTCTTTTTTAGCTCAAGTTGATGACCtggaacaaaaatatttgcaacttccTGAACATAGGAAACATGCTACAGACCGTGCCACTGAAGATCTTTGTTCAGAAAGCATTAAACACAACACACTCAGCATTACTACTGTAGGCGACTGTACTGAATTAAAAATAGATGAGCACACGAAGAACCAGAGTGGGCATGAAGATGTCCCTATTGATCCTGAAGCTGATGTTTTGTATGATATACCTTCTTCACAggttttattctttgaaaatttatatAACTCTTCAAATGATTTGGGTGATCCATCTACTGAAGAGAGGGATTGGAACTCATCCTCTCACAAGACTGTGAACGAGGAATCGCCCATTAATAACGTAGAGCAACCACAGCAAACTGATGAATCCTCTTCCAAAGTCAGAACTAGTTCAGATGCGAATAGGAGAAAAAGTCTTAAAGATCATCTAAAAAATACCATGACTGGAAATGCCAAGGCTCAAACACCAGTATTTTCTAGGACTAAACAGCTCAAAGAGACTCTTCTATCTGAAGAAATTAATGTTGCTAAGAAAACAATTGAGTCATCATTAGATGACCTTGGTCCTTTTTATTCATTACCCAGCAAAGTGAGAGACCTTTATGTTCAGTTCAAGGGAATTGAAAAATTATATG AATGGCAACATGCTTGCTTAACATTGAATTCTgtgcaagaaagaaagaatttaataTATTCCTTGCCAACAAGTGGTGGAAAAACCCTCGTGGCTGAGATTTTAATGCTGCAAGAACTGCTTTGCCGGCGAAAAGATGTTTTAATGATCCTACCATATGTGGCAATTGTTCAAGAaaag ATTTCAGGTTTGTCAAGTTTTGGTGTAGAACTGGGTTTCTTTGTTGAAGAATATGCTGGAAGCAAAGGAAAATTTCCTCCaattaaaagaagggaaaagaaatcacTATATATTGCCACTATTGAAAAAGGACATAGTCTGGTGAACTCTTTGATTGAAACCGAAAGGATTAACAGTCTGGGTCTGGTTGTTGTAGATGAG TTGCACATGATTGGTGAAGGAAGCCGTGGGGCTATACTGGAAATGACTCTAGCAAAAATCCTCTACACTAGCA aaacaactcaaattatCGGTATGAGTGCAACATTAAACAATGTTGAAGACCTACAAGAGTTCCTGCAAGCAGAATATTACACGAGTCAGTTTAGACCA GTTGAATTAAAAGAATATCTGAAAATAAAGGACACAATATATGAGGTTGACAGCAAAGCTGAGAATGGCATGACTTTTTCACGTCTCCTTAACTATAAG TATTCTGATACTCTGAAAAAGATGGATCCTGATCACTTGGTAGCATTGGTGACAGAAGTTATTCCCAATTATTCCTGCTTAGTTTTTTGTCCCACTAAGAAGAACTGTGAAAATGTAGCAGAAATGATATGCAAAATTTTAAGCAA GGAATatctgaaacacaaagagaaagaaaaacatgaggTGATTAAGAACTTGAAGAATATCAGCAATGGCAACCTGTGTCCTGTTTTAAAGCACACCATCCCATTTGGAGTTGCTTATCACCATGGTGGTTTAACGAGTGATGAAAGGAAGCTCTTGGAAGAGGCCTACTCTGCAGGAGTTCTCTGCCTTTTTACCTGCACATCCACCCTAGCAGCAGGTGTTAACCTACCAGCTCGAAG AGTTATTTTAAGAGCCCCCTATGTtgctaaagaatttttaaagaagaatcaaTATAAACAGATGATTGGCAGGGCTGGCCGTGCTGGAATAGATTCTACTGGGGAGAGTATTCTTATattgcaagaaaaagacaagcaacAG GTATTGGAGTTAATAAGCAGACCATTGGAAAACTGTTATAGCCAACTTGTTCAAGAATTCACCAAGGGAATCCatactttgtttctctctttgattggtttgaag ATTGCAACAAATCTCGGTGACATATATCACTTTATGAGTGGTACATTTTTTGGTGTTCAGCAGAAGattttgttgaaagaaagaagtcTCTGGGAAATAACTGTCGAATCACTTAGATACTTGACAGAAAAAGGACTCCTACAAAACGATACTATTTTGACAGAAAAAGGACTTCTACAAAAAGACACTATTCATGGGTCGGAAGAAGAGTTCCAATATAGTTTTCACATTACAAAGTTGGGACGAGCTTCTTTTAAGG GAGCTATAGATTTGGCTTATTGTGACAGTCTCTACAGAGACTTGAAGAAAGGTCTTGAAGGACTTGTGCTTGAAAGCCTTCTTCATCTAATTTACCTAACAACTCCCTATGATATGGCTTCTCAGTGTCACCCTGATTGGATGATATACTTCAGGCAG TTCAGCCAGCTCAGCCCAGCAGAACAAAATGTGGCTGTTCTGCTTGGAGTCTCTGAGAACTTTATTGGGAAGAAAGCATCAGGTCAAGCTATCAGGAAG AAGGTGGACAAGAATATTGTCAACAGACTATACCTGTCTTTCGTTCTTTATACCTTGCTCAAAGAGACCAACATTTGGAGTGTGTCTGAAAAATTCAATATGCCTCGAGGATATATACAAAACCTTCTCTCTGGAGCTGCCACATTCTCCTCTTGTGTGTTACACTTCTGTGAG GAACTTGAGGAGTTCTGGGTTTATAGAGCCCTTTTGGTAGAACTTACCAAGAAGTTGACTTATTGTGTAAAGGCAGAGCTAATCCCTCTCATGGAAGTGACTGGAGTTTTAGAG GGTCGAGCAAGACAGTTATACAATGCAGGTTATAAAAGTCTAATGCACTTAGCTAATGCAAATCCTGAAGTGCTGATAAAAACAATTGATCATTTATCAAGACGCCAGGCCAAGCAAATTGTTTCATCAGCCAAG ttgCTGTTGCATGAGAA
- the HELQ gene encoding helicase POLQ-like isoform X6, with product MIGEGSRGAILEMTLAKILYTSKTTQIIGMSATLNNVEDLQEFLQAEYYTSQFRPVELKEYLKIKDTIYEVDSKAENGMTFSRLLNYKYSDTLKKMDPDHLVALVTEVIPNYSCLVFCPTKKNCENVAEMICKILSKEYLKHKEKEKHEVIKNLKNISNGNLCPVLKHTIPFGVAYHHGGLTSDERKLLEEAYSAGVLCLFTCTSTLAAGVNLPARRVILRAPYVAKEFLKKNQYKQMIGRAGRAGIDSTGESILILQEKDKQQVLELISRPLENCYSQLVQEFTKGIHTLFLSLIGLKIATNLGDIYHFMSGTFFGVQQKILLKERSLWEITVESLRYLTEKGLLQNDTILTEKGLLQKDTIHGSEEEFQYSFHITKLGRASFKGAIDLAYCDSLYRDLKKGLEGLVLESLLHLIYLTTPYDMASQCHPDWMIYFRQFSQLSPAEQNVAVLLGVSENFIGKKASGQAIRKKVDKNIVNRLYLSFVLYTLLKETNIWSVSEKFNMPRGYIQNLLSGAATFSSCVLHFCEELEEFWVYRALLVELTKKLTYCVKAELIPLMEVTGVLEGRARQLYNAGYKSLMHLANANPEVLIKTIDHLSRRQAKQIVSSAKLLLHEKAEALQEEVEELLRLPSDFPGIVASSVEKA from the exons ATGATTGGTGAAGGAAGCCGTGGGGCTATACTGGAAATGACTCTAGCAAAAATCCTCTACACTAGCA aaacaactcaaattatCGGTATGAGTGCAACATTAAACAATGTTGAAGACCTACAAGAGTTCCTGCAAGCAGAATATTACACGAGTCAGTTTAGACCA GTTGAATTAAAAGAATATCTGAAAATAAAGGACACAATATATGAGGTTGACAGCAAAGCTGAGAATGGCATGACTTTTTCACGTCTCCTTAACTATAAG TATTCTGATACTCTGAAAAAGATGGATCCTGATCACTTGGTAGCATTGGTGACAGAAGTTATTCCCAATTATTCCTGCTTAGTTTTTTGTCCCACTAAGAAGAACTGTGAAAATGTAGCAGAAATGATATGCAAAATTTTAAGCAA GGAATatctgaaacacaaagagaaagaaaaacatgaggTGATTAAGAACTTGAAGAATATCAGCAATGGCAACCTGTGTCCTGTTTTAAAGCACACCATCCCATTTGGAGTTGCTTATCACCATGGTGGTTTAACGAGTGATGAAAGGAAGCTCTTGGAAGAGGCCTACTCTGCAGGAGTTCTCTGCCTTTTTACCTGCACATCCACCCTAGCAGCAGGTGTTAACCTACCAGCTCGAAG AGTTATTTTAAGAGCCCCCTATGTtgctaaagaatttttaaagaagaatcaaTATAAACAGATGATTGGCAGGGCTGGCCGTGCTGGAATAGATTCTACTGGGGAGAGTATTCTTATattgcaagaaaaagacaagcaacAG GTATTGGAGTTAATAAGCAGACCATTGGAAAACTGTTATAGCCAACTTGTTCAAGAATTCACCAAGGGAATCCatactttgtttctctctttgattggtttgaag ATTGCAACAAATCTCGGTGACATATATCACTTTATGAGTGGTACATTTTTTGGTGTTCAGCAGAAGattttgttgaaagaaagaagtcTCTGGGAAATAACTGTCGAATCACTTAGATACTTGACAGAAAAAGGACTCCTACAAAACGATACTATTTTGACAGAAAAAGGACTTCTACAAAAAGACACTATTCATGGGTCGGAAGAAGAGTTCCAATATAGTTTTCACATTACAAAGTTGGGACGAGCTTCTTTTAAGG GAGCTATAGATTTGGCTTATTGTGACAGTCTCTACAGAGACTTGAAGAAAGGTCTTGAAGGACTTGTGCTTGAAAGCCTTCTTCATCTAATTTACCTAACAACTCCCTATGATATGGCTTCTCAGTGTCACCCTGATTGGATGATATACTTCAGGCAG TTCAGCCAGCTCAGCCCAGCAGAACAAAATGTGGCTGTTCTGCTTGGAGTCTCTGAGAACTTTATTGGGAAGAAAGCATCAGGTCAAGCTATCAGGAAG AAGGTGGACAAGAATATTGTCAACAGACTATACCTGTCTTTCGTTCTTTATACCTTGCTCAAAGAGACCAACATTTGGAGTGTGTCTGAAAAATTCAATATGCCTCGAGGATATATACAAAACCTTCTCTCTGGAGCTGCCACATTCTCCTCTTGTGTGTTACACTTCTGTGAG GAACTTGAGGAGTTCTGGGTTTATAGAGCCCTTTTGGTAGAACTTACCAAGAAGTTGACTTATTGTGTAAAGGCAGAGCTAATCCCTCTCATGGAAGTGACTGGAGTTTTAGAG GGTCGAGCAAGACAGTTATACAATGCAGGTTATAAAAGTCTAATGCACTTAGCTAATGCAAATCCTGAAGTGCTGATAAAAACAATTGATCATTTATCAAGACGCCAGGCCAAGCAAATTGTTTCATCAGCCAAG ttgCTGTTGCATGAGAA
- the HELQ gene encoding helicase POLQ-like isoform X2: protein MDEGCSRIRRRVSVRKRNRRSLESVFAALTAAELKPGDEEKEDEDEETVAGSRRRKTMDVQPVENIDSEEDMFGDYDSFAENSFLAQVDDLEQKYLQLPEHRKHATDRATEDLCSESIKHNTLSITTVGDCTELKIDEHTKNQSGHEDVPIDPEADVLYDIPSSQVLFFENLYNSSNDLGDPSTEERDWNSSSHKTVNEESPINNVEQPQQTDESSSKVRTSSDANRRKSLKDHLKNTMTGNAKAQTPVFSRTKQLKETLLSEEINVAKKTIESSLDDLGPFYSLPSKVRDLYVQFKGIEKLYEWQHACLTLNSVQERKNLIYSLPTSGGKTLVAEILMLQELLCRRKDVLMILPYVAIVQEKISGLSSFGVELGFFVEEYAGSKGKFPPIKRREKKSLYIATIEKGHSLVNSLIETERINSLGLVVVDELHMIGEGSRGAILEMTLAKILYTSKTTQIIGMSATLNNVEDLQEFLQAEYYTSQFRPVELKEYLKIKDTIYEVDSKAENGMTFSRLLNYKYSDTLKKMDPDHLVALVTEVIPNYSCLVFCPTKKNCENVAEMICKILSKEYLKHKEKEKHEVIKNLKNISNGNLCPVLKHTIPFGVAYHHGGLTSDERKLLEEAYSAGVLCLFTCTSTLAAGVNLPARRVILRAPYVAKEFLKKNQYKQMIGRAGRAGIDSTGESILILQEKDKQQIATNLGDIYHFMSGTFFGVQQKILLKERSLWEITVESLRYLTEKGLLQNDTILTEKGLLQKDTIHGSEEEFQYSFHITKLGRASFKGAIDLAYCDSLYRDLKKGLEGLVLESLLHLIYLTTPYDMASQCHPDWMIYFRQFSQLSPAEQNVAVLLGVSENFIGKKASGQAIRKKVDKNIVNRLYLSFVLYTLLKETNIWSVSEKFNMPRGYIQNLLSGAATFSSCVLHFCEELEEFWVYRALLVELTKKLTYCVKAELIPLMEVTGVLEGRARQLYNAGYKSLMHLANANPEVLIKTIDHLSRRQAKQIVSSAKLLLHEKAEALQEEVEELLRLPSDFPGIVASSVEKA from the exons atgGATGAAGGTTGTTCCCGCATCCGCCGGCGGGTGTCGGTCCGCAAAAGGAACCGTCGTAGCTTGGAGAGCGTTTTTGCCGCCCTCACCGCGGCCGAGCTTAAGCCCGGCGATGAGGAGaaggaggacgaggacgaggagaCGGTGGCTGGGAGCCGGCGGCGAAAAACCATGGACGTGCAGCCGGTCGAG AATATTGACAGTGAAGAGGACATGTTTGGTGACTATGATAGCTTTGCTGAAAACTCTTTTTTAGCTCAAGTTGATGACCtggaacaaaaatatttgcaacttccTGAACATAGGAAACATGCTACAGACCGTGCCACTGAAGATCTTTGTTCAGAAAGCATTAAACACAACACACTCAGCATTACTACTGTAGGCGACTGTACTGAATTAAAAATAGATGAGCACACGAAGAACCAGAGTGGGCATGAAGATGTCCCTATTGATCCTGAAGCTGATGTTTTGTATGATATACCTTCTTCACAggttttattctttgaaaatttatatAACTCTTCAAATGATTTGGGTGATCCATCTACTGAAGAGAGGGATTGGAACTCATCCTCTCACAAGACTGTGAACGAGGAATCGCCCATTAATAACGTAGAGCAACCACAGCAAACTGATGAATCCTCTTCCAAAGTCAGAACTAGTTCAGATGCGAATAGGAGAAAAAGTCTTAAAGATCATCTAAAAAATACCATGACTGGAAATGCCAAGGCTCAAACACCAGTATTTTCTAGGACTAAACAGCTCAAAGAGACTCTTCTATCTGAAGAAATTAATGTTGCTAAGAAAACAATTGAGTCATCATTAGATGACCTTGGTCCTTTTTATTCATTACCCAGCAAAGTGAGAGACCTTTATGTTCAGTTCAAGGGAATTGAAAAATTATATG AATGGCAACATGCTTGCTTAACATTGAATTCTgtgcaagaaagaaagaatttaataTATTCCTTGCCAACAAGTGGTGGAAAAACCCTCGTGGCTGAGATTTTAATGCTGCAAGAACTGCTTTGCCGGCGAAAAGATGTTTTAATGATCCTACCATATGTGGCAATTGTTCAAGAaaag ATTTCAGGTTTGTCAAGTTTTGGTGTAGAACTGGGTTTCTTTGTTGAAGAATATGCTGGAAGCAAAGGAAAATTTCCTCCaattaaaagaagggaaaagaaatcacTATATATTGCCACTATTGAAAAAGGACATAGTCTGGTGAACTCTTTGATTGAAACCGAAAGGATTAACAGTCTGGGTCTGGTTGTTGTAGATGAG TTGCACATGATTGGTGAAGGAAGCCGTGGGGCTATACTGGAAATGACTCTAGCAAAAATCCTCTACACTAGCA aaacaactcaaattatCGGTATGAGTGCAACATTAAACAATGTTGAAGACCTACAAGAGTTCCTGCAAGCAGAATATTACACGAGTCAGTTTAGACCA GTTGAATTAAAAGAATATCTGAAAATAAAGGACACAATATATGAGGTTGACAGCAAAGCTGAGAATGGCATGACTTTTTCACGTCTCCTTAACTATAAG TATTCTGATACTCTGAAAAAGATGGATCCTGATCACTTGGTAGCATTGGTGACAGAAGTTATTCCCAATTATTCCTGCTTAGTTTTTTGTCCCACTAAGAAGAACTGTGAAAATGTAGCAGAAATGATATGCAAAATTTTAAGCAA GGAATatctgaaacacaaagagaaagaaaaacatgaggTGATTAAGAACTTGAAGAATATCAGCAATGGCAACCTGTGTCCTGTTTTAAAGCACACCATCCCATTTGGAGTTGCTTATCACCATGGTGGTTTAACGAGTGATGAAAGGAAGCTCTTGGAAGAGGCCTACTCTGCAGGAGTTCTCTGCCTTTTTACCTGCACATCCACCCTAGCAGCAGGTGTTAACCTACCAGCTCGAAG AGTTATTTTAAGAGCCCCCTATGTtgctaaagaatttttaaagaagaatcaaTATAAACAGATGATTGGCAGGGCTGGCCGTGCTGGAATAGATTCTACTGGGGAGAGTATTCTTATattgcaagaaaaagacaagcaacAG ATTGCAACAAATCTCGGTGACATATATCACTTTATGAGTGGTACATTTTTTGGTGTTCAGCAGAAGattttgttgaaagaaagaagtcTCTGGGAAATAACTGTCGAATCACTTAGATACTTGACAGAAAAAGGACTCCTACAAAACGATACTATTTTGACAGAAAAAGGACTTCTACAAAAAGACACTATTCATGGGTCGGAAGAAGAGTTCCAATATAGTTTTCACATTACAAAGTTGGGACGAGCTTCTTTTAAGG GAGCTATAGATTTGGCTTATTGTGACAGTCTCTACAGAGACTTGAAGAAAGGTCTTGAAGGACTTGTGCTTGAAAGCCTTCTTCATCTAATTTACCTAACAACTCCCTATGATATGGCTTCTCAGTGTCACCCTGATTGGATGATATACTTCAGGCAG TTCAGCCAGCTCAGCCCAGCAGAACAAAATGTGGCTGTTCTGCTTGGAGTCTCTGAGAACTTTATTGGGAAGAAAGCATCAGGTCAAGCTATCAGGAAG AAGGTGGACAAGAATATTGTCAACAGACTATACCTGTCTTTCGTTCTTTATACCTTGCTCAAAGAGACCAACATTTGGAGTGTGTCTGAAAAATTCAATATGCCTCGAGGATATATACAAAACCTTCTCTCTGGAGCTGCCACATTCTCCTCTTGTGTGTTACACTTCTGTGAG GAACTTGAGGAGTTCTGGGTTTATAGAGCCCTTTTGGTAGAACTTACCAAGAAGTTGACTTATTGTGTAAAGGCAGAGCTAATCCCTCTCATGGAAGTGACTGGAGTTTTAGAG GGTCGAGCAAGACAGTTATACAATGCAGGTTATAAAAGTCTAATGCACTTAGCTAATGCAAATCCTGAAGTGCTGATAAAAACAATTGATCATTTATCAAGACGCCAGGCCAAGCAAATTGTTTCATCAGCCAAG ttgCTGTTGCATGAGAA